In Aerosakkonema funiforme FACHB-1375, the DNA window GCGATCGAGTTTGGTTCTGGCGATGGCCTTCCAGTCATTAATTCATTGCTGAAAAACCAGTTTAATGGTAAAATTGACGGCTACGAACTCAATCAGTCAGCTTGCGAAGTTGCCAATGCCAAAATTGCTACATACGAGCTAGAAGATCGATATGTAATTCATAATTCTTGTTTCTTCAATTCCGCTAAACCCGATTCCCGATATCTTGTATCGAACCCACCATATCTGCCATCATTAGATGACGATATCTATCTGCCGTTATTACGCGGAGGCATGGATGGTTCTGGAATTACCAGGCAACTATTGTCATTAGATTACGAGAACGTGATGCTGATGATTTCCAGTTATTCCAATCCAGTAGACACCATTGATTATGCCATTGTCAAAGGCTACTACGTTTCTAAGTTTCTCGTTACCCCTCTAGAATTTGGCTATTATAGTTCTGAGCCAAAAGTTAGGAATACGATCGCAAAGCTGCGCGAACATAACATGGCTTTTTATTCGGAAAATGTCTACCTTTTGGCAGGCGTTTTGTTTCAAAAACAGCATAAAGCTCCTGTAGATTTGTCTAACGAGTTAATTCAACTGATGACAAGTTTGTAAAGTCATATCAAATCCGGTAGCATCGGTTGCATAAAAAATGCGTTCTTATCTGCGTTAATCTGCGTTAATCTGTCTTCATCTGCGGTAAAATTTTCACCCCCGATCTCCCACAGATAACATGAGAGCATCATTCATGTACTACCGATCCAACCGGACACGATATCAGTAGCATTTAAGTTAAAAACCTTTATAAATAAACCTGGGCGAACGGCAAATCGATCGACGGCAAAGGCCAGTTCGAGTATATCGCCAATCCTCAGCCGCTTGGCCCAGAACCGCACCCACCCCAACCCGATCCGAAATTGCACGGGACGCCAAAAGACAGATAAAAGTGTTTGAGTTATGGGAGCGATCGCACGATCGCCCTTATTTTATTCCGCCGCGAGTTTGAGTAGCGATCGCGATTATGTTAAGTTTTGCAAATATTATCCCCCAGGTAGGTATAAACTAGGTTAAGGCTTGGTTAAGCATATCTATAAATACCGTTATCAAACGAAGAATCGATGGCCACTAACGGAGAAAATTTCAACCAACAGAGCAAAAACGACTTTTTATACCCTAGAGGCCGCTACTACGGTGCCTTTACGCCCGAACAACTAGCTTTTAACGCTAATTTGCAAGAATTTGCTCAGAAAGTTGCGTATATCGCGGCCTTGGAAACCGGAGGAAAGATTTTGCCAGAGGAGGCGTATCAAAAGATCAAATCTTTGTGGAAGCAGCTAAAGCGAAGCAGGAAGGCGATGAAGATTGGCCAAAATCCGCCATCGGAAACGCAATAGTTTTTCCTGGTATCAGTTTATATTTATCACCGCTCAAAATAACCAAGATGTGCAACGCCTTGGCGGAATTCTTGGCGCAAACAGTTACCGGGCTAAACCATTTGCAACCGCCCAACTTTTAGGAGCGATCGCCCTACCGCAAATTGCCGAGCTTGTTTTAGGTGGGCAAATGTTGTAGAATCTAACAAAAATTGATGCGATGGCAGCTTTCTGAGCGCAATTAACCAAAAAAATCAAGTTGCGACCCCCTAAAAGCACAGCATTAAAATTGAAAACTATTTAAATTATACCATTGACAACTTCTTACACCTAAAAATACACAAATGTCTCTAAAAGTTGAATTATTAGAACAAAGTTTCCAGCGCATCAGACCTCACGCGGAAGAATTTGCCGCTAGTTTCTACGAAAACTTATTTGCTGCTAACCCCAGAGTAAAACCGCTATTTGCTCATAGCGACATAAAAAAGCAGCAAGGAAAGTTGCTGAGTGCTTTGGTGTTAGTAGTAGAAAGTCTCCGGAAACCAGAAGTTCTCAAGGAAGTTCTTAAAGACTTAGGAAGCAGGCACGTCAGTTACGGGGCAATACCAAAATATTACCCCTTAGTGGGCGCGGCGCTGTTGGCAACTTTTGAACAATACTTACAAGAAGATTGGACTCCTGAAGTTAAGCAAGCATGGGAGGATGCTTTTACTGCGATCGCAGCTTTAATGTTTGAAGGCGCAGGTTATCCAGCCCAAACTCTGCAATTAGAAACACTACCAACTCCTTCACCAAGCCCACACAAATCTACCACTGCAATCAAGGAAGTTGCCGCATCATTTACCCCACCTCCGCCACAACAAAAATTATCAATCGCTTCCACCGACGAGAAAAAAGCAGCGATCGTACAGCCGTCTTCTGGTGAGATGTTAAAAGATGCCGCCAGTGCAGCGCCACCTCCATTAATAGAAAACCAAGCCATCGCTTTTGTCGGGGAGAATAAAGCACCAATCGTGCATAAATCCACTACCAATGTCAACGAATTTACAGCTAACGTAGCACCACCTCCCCCACAAAAATCTGGTGCATTACAAGTAGAATTACTCGAAAGCAGCTTTGCCAAAATCAAACCCCAAGCCGCGCAATTTGCAGCCAGCTTTTACGAAAACCTGTTTGTAGCCAATCCAAGAATAAGACCGTTATTCACTCACACCGATATGCAAAAGCAGCAAGAAAAGCTGCTCGGTGCTTTAGTGTTAGTCATAGAAAGTTTGCGTAAGCCACAAGTTCTCAAGGCAGTTCTTAAAGACTTGGGAGCAAGGCACGTCAGTTACGGGGCCATACCAAAATATTACCCGCTAGTTGGCTCTGCTCTAGTCACAACACTAGCCCAATATCTACAGTCAGATTGGACAGAAGAAGTCAAGCAAGCCTGGGTCGATGCTTATAGTGCGATCGCAGCTTTAATGTTTGAAGGCGCAGGTTATCCAGCCGAAACTCTGCAATTAGAAACACTCCCAATCCCTTCAGCAGGCGAGCAGAAAGCACCTATACTGCAAGAATCCATCACCCCTATATCGAATATATCGAAAAGTACAGCATCGACTCCTTCTTCGGGATTAGAAAAAGCACCATCACCACAAAAATCCGGAGCTTTACAAGTAGAATTACTCGAAAGCAGCTTTGCCAAAATCAAACCCCAAGCGATGCAATTTGCAGCCAGCTTTTACGAAAATCTGTTCGCAGCCAATCCAACTGTGAAACCGTTATTTGCCACCACAGATATGCAAAAGCAGCAAGAAAAACTGCTGGGTGCCTTAGTTCTAGTCATAGAAAGTTTGCGTAAGCCACAAGTTCTCAAGGCAGTTCTTAAAGACTTGGGAGCAAGGCACGTTGCTTACGGGGCAATCGCAGAATCTTACCCCTTAGTTGGTGCGGCGCTACTGCAAACTTTTGAGCAGTATTTACAGTCAGATTGGACGGAAGAAATCAAGCAAGCTTGGGTGGATGCTTATGTTGTGATTACCAATGTAATGTTTGAAGGTGCAGGTTATGCTCCCTTACCTGTGCCATCGCAAACAGTACCCACACCTTCTAAAGTCGCAGTAACAGCACCAGCACCGCAGAAATCTGGTGCCCTAGAAATCGAATTACTCGAAAGCAGCTTCGCTAAAATTAAGCCACAGTTGCCGGAATTTGTGGTGAGCTTCTACGATAACTTGTTTGCCGCTAACCCGGGTGTGAAACCGTTATTTGCCCACATCGATATGAAAAAGCAGCACAAAAAGCTGCTTGCTGCCTTGGTGCTGGTGGTAGAAAGTTTACGCAAACCAGAGGCTCTGCGGCAAGTGCTTCAAGACTTAGGATCTCGGCACGTTGCTTATGGCGCTCTACCAAAATATTATCCGCCTGTGGTTTCTGCACTGTTGGTGACTTTAGAACAATATCTACAGCAAGATTGGACTCCCGAAGTAAAGCTTGCATGGGAGAATGCTTTTGGGACGATCGCCAATGTGATGTTGTCAGGTGCCGATTATGCAGTCCCATCTCTCCCATCGCCGCCAGTACCTACTTTTTCTAACGACGCAGTAACGGCACCAGTTACAGAAAAGTCTCCCAGTTTACAGAATGAATTAATTAAGAACAAATTCGCTCTGCTTAAAACTCAAGCTGAAGCACAAATAAAACGCTTAACATCCGTTGTTAAAGAAGGTGTAACAACAGAACAAATACAGGAAAAACTTACCGCCTCCCAGGAAACATTAGTTAAATGGTTCTGGGAACTACCAACATGGGCGATCGCCAGCGTTGCAGCCTTCGTATTAATATCGCTCGTTCTCATCACCGATGAAAATTCGCCCCTAGCCAAAATAGTGGGCAGTGCAGACGCTATCAGCGTTCTGCTGGCTTTGATTCTATTCATCAAAGAAATTCCCGAACGTAGGAAACAATCTCACTATCAAGCTTGGAGCATCATAGATGGAGCGGAAGGCGTAGAAGTTAGCTATGCTAGGTTAATGGCGCTGCAAGATTTGAACCGCGATCGCGTTTCCCTTAGAGGGGTAAAAGTTGCTGGTGCAAAGTTAGAAAATATCGATTTAAGTGAAGCCGAATTAACTGAAGCGGATATGAGTAACGCCGATCTCGATGAAGCTAACTTCACTAGCGCCAATCTCAACCGCACCAATCTCAGTTTTGCCAGTCTCACTCGCGTCAACTTCAGCCGCGCTAATTTGAGTTTTGCTAAATTAAAAGGTGCAAGAATGGCTGGCTCTAACTTCAAGAATGCTAATTTGCTCGGTGCCGATTTGAGTGATGCTTTGTTGACTGGTGTGGATCTCAAAGGTGCTAATTTGAGCGCAGCTAACCTCAAGGATGCCAACCTAAGTGGCGCTAGCCTGGAAAATGCTACGTTTACTGGTGCAAATCTAGAAGGTGCTATTATGCCTGATGGTTTCCAAGAAGGGTAACATTTTGCCAAACCTGCCCCCTTCTTTTATAAGAAACGAAGGGGAGCTATCGATCGGTTCGATTACAACTGCAAATTTTCCAATTCTTGCCACACAGTATTCATAAATTCTTTGGCATCCTTGATTCCCATTTCTCCCAAAGCAATCCACTCCTCATCGCTATGCTCTCTATCCATTCCCATTACTTCTCTTGTCCAATAAGGCAAGTTAGATGGGTTTTCCATCAGATCGCGGACTATCTCTATGGTACTCTTACCAGCTACTTTCTCATCCCAGCCGATCGCCAAACAAAATCTTAGCAATTTCGCTAGGTTGCTGTTAGGCGAAATCGACAACAGCAAGGCCATATTTTCTGCAAGATAGTATTTTTGGATGTCCATTTGCATCTACCCTTTTAGTTAGGCATTGATGACATTTAGAATACTCCAATTGTCATCTATCTAAAGATTGGCTTAGGAAATCTTAAGCTTCATTATTTATCCTGTGGGGTAGGCGCGATCGCATTCCGCTAGAAGGTGCATCAGACTTCCCTATTTGTGACGATTTCTTACAGCCTGTTGAGAGATACCCGACTTCTTGAACAAGTCGGGTATCTGTGTCGAGAGATCCCCGACTTCTCCAAGAAGTCGGGGATCTGTGTAACAATTCTAAATCTCAAGATAGATAAATTAGCGTTTTTGGGTAAATAAAATTAGAAAAATAACGACATATCAAACATCTACCTTTAGGTAGTATTTTGTCGTACCCAAAACTTGTTAGCAATAGAAGATAAAATCAAAGTTAATCGTGAAATAATAAAAACAATTACCCGTTTTCGAGCAACCATTACTAATTTTTAAGATATACCAACCGCCAAGACATTTAGGATATTCTTCATTCCTCAAACCCTTGAGGCGACGCGCTTCATTCCCTAGCCCCTAGCCCCTAGTCCCTAGCCCCTAATTATATGCCACAATACTTTGGAAAATTGCCCACGACAAATCAACCTTGGACAACAATCGGAACAGTGCGATCGATCCTACACGACGATCGCGGCGTTTGGTGTTCTTGCGGCGATACCCGCCTTGCCATTAGCGTGCTAGCACCCAACTTAATCCGCGTTCGCCTAGCACCAAATGGTGAATTTACACCCCACAGTTCTTGGTCTGTTGCTTTAGATGATAAAGAATGGTCTCTCGTACCTTTCCAGTTTAAAGAAACTGCTTCAACTATAGAAATCGAAACAGAAAAGATGCTCGTTTCAATTCAACGAAACCCTTGTCGCATCGCATTTTTTGATAAAAATGGGCATCCTTTCGCTCGCGATACCGAAATGAGTATGGGTTGGCGAATGGGTGCAGTTGCAGCTTGGAAATACATCGAACCAGACGAACATTACTACGGTTTTGGCGAACGCACTGGATTTCTGGATAAATTATCTGAAGTTAAAACTAATTGGACAACTGATGCTCTAGATTATAATTCGCTTACCGACGAAATGTACCAAGCGATTCCGTTTTTTATGGCATTGCGTCCCGAACTGAGTTATGGTTTATTTTTTAATACCACATTTTGGAGCCAATTCGATATCGGTGCCGAAAACCCCGGTGTTTTGCGAATGGAAACTCGCGGCGGGGAACTCGATTATTACATTATTTATGGCCCAGAACCAGCCCAAATACTCGATACTTATACCCAACTGACGGGGAGAATGCCCCTACCGCCAAAATGGTCGATCGGCTATCATCAATGTCGCTGGAGTTACGAATCGGAAACAGTCGTGCGAGAACTGGCAAATGAATTTCGCCAACGCAATATTCCCTGCGATGTAATTCATCTCGATATCGATTATATGCGCGGTTATCGCGTCTTCACCTGGAGTCCGAAACGCTTCCCCGATCCTGCCAAACTGATTGGCGATTTGAAACAAAATGGTTTTAAAACAGTAACAATTATCGATCCGGGAGTTAAGTACGAACCAGAAGCAGATTATCATGTTTTTGATGAAGGAATAAAAAACGATTATTTTGTTCGTAATGCCGACGGGCAACTATTCCACGGCTACGTTTGGCCAGATAAAGCAGTATTTCCTGACTTTTTGCGACCCGATGTACAGCAGTGGTGGGGCGACTTACAAAAAAGCCTCACCGATATCGGTGTTGCCGGTATTTGGAACGATATGAACGAACCGGCATTAGACGATCGACCTTTTGGCGACCCCGGCAATAAAATTTGGTTTCCCCTCGATGCACCCCAAGGAAATTCCAACGAACTCACAAATCATTTAGAAGCACATAACTTGTATGGCTTGTCAATGGCTAAAGCTTGTTTTCAAGGACTGGAAAAACATCGTGCGATCGAGCGATCGTTCGTGCTGACGCGATCGGGTTTTGCAGGCATTCAACGCTGGTCATCTGTGTGGATGGGTGACAATCAATCCTTATGGGAGCATTTGGAAATGTCGCTACCAATGCTTTGCAATATGGGATTGTCGGGCGTGCAATTTGTCGGTTGCGATATTGGCGGTTTTGCTGGCAACGCCACAGCGGAATTATTCGCTCGATGGATGCAAGTGGGAATGCTTTACCCCTTAATGCGCGGTCATTCAGCAATGAGTACCGCACGACACGAACCGTGGGTATTTGGCGAAACAGTCGAAAAAATTTGCCGCGAATACATCAATTTGCGCTATCAATTATTGCCTTATATTTACACACTTTTCTGGTCAGCAGCCACAACTGGCGCACCGATTTTGCGTCCGTTACTCTATCATTTTCCCAACGATCCGAAAACCTACAACCTCTACGATCAAGTATTGCTCGGCCCATCCCTGATGGCAGCGCCCATCTACCGACCCGGAAAGGAACATCGCGCCGTATACTTGCCCGAAGGTACGTGGTATGACTGGTGGAGTGGCAATCGCTACGAAGGGCCAATTCACATCCTCGCCCACGCGCCTCTAGAAAGAATGCCTCTGTACGTTCGCGGCGGTGCGATTATCCCAATGGCACCCGTAATGCAATACGTTGACGAACGTCCCCTCGATCGCTTAACGTTGCGTATTTGGCCCGGTACAGGTGAATGGACACTTTACGAAGATGACGGTCATACCTTTGCCCACAAAACAGGCGCTTGGGCGACCACCACATATCGCGTTTATCGAGAAGGACAACAAATAATTGTCGAAATTGGGGCGCGTGAAGGACAATTTTCCCCACCAGTGCGGGATGCGATCGTCCAACTC includes these proteins:
- a CDS encoding class I SAM-dependent methyltransferase yields the protein MMVLNDCGEDEVAIEFGSGDGLPVINSLLKNQFNGKIDGYELNQSACEVANAKIATYELEDRYVIHNSCFFNSAKPDSRYLVSNPPYLPSLDDDIYLPLLRGGMDGSGITRQLLSLDYENVMLMISSYSNPVDTIDYAIVKGYYVSKFLVTPLEFGYYSSEPKVRNTIAKLREHNMAFYSENVYLLAGVLFQKQHKAPVDLSNELIQLMTSL
- a CDS encoding globin domain-containing protein; translation: MSLKVELLEQSFQRIRPHAEEFAASFYENLFAANPRVKPLFAHSDIKKQQGKLLSALVLVVESLRKPEVLKEVLKDLGSRHVSYGAIPKYYPLVGAALLATFEQYLQEDWTPEVKQAWEDAFTAIAALMFEGAGYPAQTLQLETLPTPSPSPHKSTTAIKEVAASFTPPPPQQKLSIASTDEKKAAIVQPSSGEMLKDAASAAPPPLIENQAIAFVGENKAPIVHKSTTNVNEFTANVAPPPPQKSGALQVELLESSFAKIKPQAAQFAASFYENLFVANPRIRPLFTHTDMQKQQEKLLGALVLVIESLRKPQVLKAVLKDLGARHVSYGAIPKYYPLVGSALVTTLAQYLQSDWTEEVKQAWVDAYSAIAALMFEGAGYPAETLQLETLPIPSAGEQKAPILQESITPISNISKSTASTPSSGLEKAPSPQKSGALQVELLESSFAKIKPQAMQFAASFYENLFAANPTVKPLFATTDMQKQQEKLLGALVLVIESLRKPQVLKAVLKDLGARHVAYGAIAESYPLVGAALLQTFEQYLQSDWTEEIKQAWVDAYVVITNVMFEGAGYAPLPVPSQTVPTPSKVAVTAPAPQKSGALEIELLESSFAKIKPQLPEFVVSFYDNLFAANPGVKPLFAHIDMKKQHKKLLAALVLVVESLRKPEALRQVLQDLGSRHVAYGALPKYYPPVVSALLVTLEQYLQQDWTPEVKLAWENAFGTIANVMLSGADYAVPSLPSPPVPTFSNDAVTAPVTEKSPSLQNELIKNKFALLKTQAEAQIKRLTSVVKEGVTTEQIQEKLTASQETLVKWFWELPTWAIASVAAFVLISLVLITDENSPLAKIVGSADAISVLLALILFIKEIPERRKQSHYQAWSIIDGAEGVEVSYARLMALQDLNRDRVSLRGVKVAGAKLENIDLSEAELTEADMSNADLDEANFTSANLNRTNLSFASLTRVNFSRANLSFAKLKGARMAGSNFKNANLLGADLSDALLTGVDLKGANLSAANLKDANLSGASLENATFTGANLEGAIMPDGFQEG
- a CDS encoding response regulator yields the protein MAKIRHRKRNSFSWYQFIFITAQNNQDVQRLGGILGANSYRAKPFATAQLLGAIALPQIAELVLGGQML
- a CDS encoding glycoside hydrolase family 31 protein, whose product is MPQYFGKLPTTNQPWTTIGTVRSILHDDRGVWCSCGDTRLAISVLAPNLIRVRLAPNGEFTPHSSWSVALDDKEWSLVPFQFKETASTIEIETEKMLVSIQRNPCRIAFFDKNGHPFARDTEMSMGWRMGAVAAWKYIEPDEHYYGFGERTGFLDKLSEVKTNWTTDALDYNSLTDEMYQAIPFFMALRPELSYGLFFNTTFWSQFDIGAENPGVLRMETRGGELDYYIIYGPEPAQILDTYTQLTGRMPLPPKWSIGYHQCRWSYESETVVRELANEFRQRNIPCDVIHLDIDYMRGYRVFTWSPKRFPDPAKLIGDLKQNGFKTVTIIDPGVKYEPEADYHVFDEGIKNDYFVRNADGQLFHGYVWPDKAVFPDFLRPDVQQWWGDLQKSLTDIGVAGIWNDMNEPALDDRPFGDPGNKIWFPLDAPQGNSNELTNHLEAHNLYGLSMAKACFQGLEKHRAIERSFVLTRSGFAGIQRWSSVWMGDNQSLWEHLEMSLPMLCNMGLSGVQFVGCDIGGFAGNATAELFARWMQVGMLYPLMRGHSAMSTARHEPWVFGETVEKICREYINLRYQLLPYIYTLFWSAATTGAPILRPLLYHFPNDPKTYNLYDQVLLGPSLMAAPIYRPGKEHRAVYLPEGTWYDWWSGNRYEGPIHILAHAPLERMPLYVRGGAIIPMAPVMQYVDERPLDRLTLRIWPGTGEWTLYEDDGHTFAHKTGAWATTTYRVYREGQQIIVEIGAREGQFSPPVRDAIVQLSGIGEQHFQDDGTAKHFTF
- a CDS encoding DUF7219 family protein; its protein translation is MATNGENFNQQSKNDFLYPRGRYYGAFTPEQLAFNANLQEFAQKVAYIAALETGGKILPEEAYQKIKSLWKQLKRSRKAMKIGQNPPSETQ